A genomic window from Streptomyces sp. NBC_01429 includes:
- a CDS encoding NAD(P)H-binding protein has product MILLTGVTGTVGGLVAERLRTDEPVRLLARDPGRITAPAGSGTEVVSGDFADPTTLATALTGVRAALLVTCDPLAPAHDEHFVAAARRAGVRHVVKLSARAVAEPDATDLITRWQRDNEALLRASGLAWTFLRPRAFMSNTLGWARSIREEAVVRVFGGASPHAVVDPRDIADTAALCLTGTGHEGRVHTLTGPVAISAADQLAVLSDVLQRPLRLMELTRDQALRGLLARYPSPVAEALMESAVRRGSGAKARVEPTMERLLGRPATPYRGWAADHARAFRHG; this is encoded by the coding sequence ATGATCCTGCTGACCGGAGTCACCGGCACCGTCGGAGGGCTGGTGGCGGAGCGCCTGCGGACCGACGAGCCCGTACGGCTGCTCGCCCGTGACCCCGGCCGTATCACCGCTCCCGCCGGGTCAGGGACCGAGGTCGTGAGTGGTGACTTCGCGGATCCCACGACGCTGGCCACCGCGCTGACCGGGGTCAGGGCCGCGCTCCTGGTGACGTGCGACCCACTCGCCCCTGCGCACGACGAGCACTTCGTCGCGGCGGCGCGGCGCGCGGGCGTACGGCATGTGGTGAAGCTGTCCGCGCGGGCGGTGGCGGAACCGGACGCGACCGATCTGATCACCCGCTGGCAGCGGGACAACGAGGCGCTGTTGCGGGCGTCGGGGCTCGCGTGGACCTTTCTGCGCCCGCGTGCCTTCATGTCCAACACCCTGGGCTGGGCCCGTTCGATCCGCGAGGAGGCGGTGGTACGGGTCTTCGGCGGCGCCTCGCCGCACGCCGTGGTGGACCCCCGCGACATCGCCGACACCGCGGCGCTCTGCCTCACCGGGACCGGCCACGAGGGCCGTGTCCACACCCTCACCGGCCCCGTCGCGATCAGCGCCGCCGACCAGCTCGCGGTCCTGTCCGACGTGCTCCAACGCCCCCTGCGGCTGATGGAGCTGACCCGGGACCAGGCACTGCGTGGCCTGCTCGCCCGCTATCCGTCACCGGTCGCCGAGGCCCTGATGGAGAGCGCCGTACGACGGGGCTCCGGTGCGAAGGCCCGGGTGGAGCCGACGATGGAGCGGCTCCTGGGCCGCCCGGCCACCCCCTACCGCGGCTGGGCCGCGGACCACGCGCGGGCGTTCCGCCACGGCTGA